The genomic stretch CTCCCCGAAGCCGATGATGCCGATGGGCGGGACGGCGCGCATCACGCCACCCGCGTCGTCCTGGCCCGCGGCGCCCGCAGGCCGTCCCGTGTGATCCTGCGGCGCAGCTTGGCGGCGCCCTGGGCCATTCCCATGGCGCTCGGAACCGGATCCGACCAGCGGAAGTGCGGAAGGTGGAAGGGGTGCATCAGGCTGCGCAGCCATCCCGCGGTGGTCACCTCGCCGTGGGCTCGATAGCCCAGGAACGCCGGCACGTCCCAGACGTGCCACATCCGGTCGCCGGCGCGGACCGACGGGGTGTGGGACACGTCGGCCCCGCGGGCGCGGTCGTAGGCGATGCCTGCGAGGTCGACCCCGGCGCGCCGGACGAGCTCGTTGGCGGCGGTGAAGCGGTGGTTGCACTCGATCAGCTTCAGGCTGCCGTCGCGGGCGTCGCGCTTGAACTCGACGTTGCCCACGCCCCGCAGGCCGACGCCGGCGAAGAAGCGCAGGCCGAGCTCCGCGACGTCGGGATGCCACTCGATGACCTGGTACGTCGACAGCCCGAAGTGGACGGGATAGCCGCGCAGCTTGCGCTTGGTCAGGTGGAACAGCGGGCGGCCGGAGTCGTCGATGTAGGTGTAGTAGGAGAGGAACTGGTCGTCGCCGCCGGGGATGATCTCCGTGACCATGACCTCGATCCCCAGCTCCCTGGCCGCGGCCACCGTCGTGCGCAGGCTCAGCTCGTCCGCGACCGGCAGCAGCTTGGCCCGGAAGTGCCGCTGCCAGACGTGCGAGTGCACGGGCTTGACCGCGCACGGGAACCCGAGCTCCGCGACCGCGCGGCCCACGTCGGACGCGTCGCGGACGATCACGGTGCCCGGGGTGGGGACGCCGACGGCCCGGGCCCGCCGGTAGGTGTCCTCCTTGTCGAGCATCGCGAGCACCACGTCGTCGTCGGCCTCGATCGGGAGATAGCCGAGCCGCTCGAGCCGGCCCCGATGGCGGGCGATGAGCTCCAGGCCGTCGTCCTCGCACGGCAGGACGACGGCGCCCGCCGGGCCCTCGCGCTCGAGCCAGTCCAGCCAGCGCTCCTGGAGCCGGCCCCCGCCGGGGGCCGCCACGAACCGGTGGCAGTGGCGCGACCCCGCCACCGGGCCCGGCTGCCCGGCGAGCACGTGCACGCGCACGCCTCGCGCTCCGAGCGATCGCGCGACCGACAGGGCCGGGCCTCGGCCGCCCAGCAGCACCGCCGGGGCCCGGTCCATCCCGCGACGGGTGCCCGCGTCACCCATCGCGCCGTCAGACCCTGTCCAGGGCGCTCTCGGCCACCACGCCGTGCGCGTCGAGGATCGTGTCGACCCAGTCGTTGGAGAAGTCGCCGCGCGCGACGGCGTCCGTGTAGTCGGACTCGGCGGCCGACTGCTCCTGGAGCCGTCGCAGGACCTCGCCGACGTTGGCGTGGGGGACCACCACCACGCCGCATTCGTCGCCGACGATGACGTCTCCGGGGTGCACGACGACGCCCCCCGCCGAGATCGGGTGGTTGATCTCACCCGGCCCGCGGTGCAGCGGCCCGATCGGCGTGATCCCGCGCGCGAAGACGGGGAAGTCGCCGAGCGCCTCGATCGCGGGCTGGTCGCGGATCAGCCCGTCCACGACGAACCCGGCGATGCCCCGGTGGCGCGCCTTGGTGGAGATGAGGTCGCCGAGGACGGCGTTCATCGACGACGTGCTCGTGTCGATCACGACGACGTCGCCCGGCTGCGCGACGTCGAGGCTCTTGTGGACCATCAGGTTGTCGCCGGGATAGCAGCGCACCGTCAACGCCGGTCCCACGATGGTGGCCGTCGAGGTCATCGGCTTGATGGCCGTGTGCATCGCGTAGAGGCGGTTGGTGAGGTCGGAGATGTTCGGCGTCGGGAACGCTCCGAGCGCCGCGACGCCGGCGGGATCAGGCCGTTCCATGTCGAGGCGGATGCGGAATCCGGGCCCCGGGTGCATCTCGGCGGACTTCGGCTTGCTGACCATCGAGCAACCTCCTACTCGCACGTTGTCCCGCCTGGTGTGCGGAACGTCGACATCGCTTCAGGCACCGCGACTCCGCGTCGCGCCCCATGACGCTTTGACCGCGCCGGCGGGCGCGCCGCAGCGGGGCGCGCACCAGCTGGACGGATGGGCCTCGATGACCTTCGCCTGGGACTCCGCCTGGTGCAGGCCCGGCAGGTGCAGGCCGTTGCGGGCCGCGTTGTAGGCCCACAGCCAGTTGTCGTACGCCGAGCTGGCGCCGAAGTAGGTGACGTCCAGCCGCGCCTCGTCGGCCATCTCGTACCACGCGTCGCCCAGCCGGTTCCACTCCGCCGCGCCGGCCGCGCCGACGCGGCGCGCGGACGGCCAGCCGACCTCGCCGATCGACCCGCGCCGGTCGAACTCGGAGAGCCAGTCGACGAAGTGGCGCAGGTCGTGCAGGAACTCGTCCTGGTCGGCGGCGGTGGGCTCCCGCTGCGGCTCCTCGGAGGTCATCCCCGGATAGGCGTGGGCCGAGTAGACGTGGCGGTCGATCGG from Capillimicrobium parvum encodes the following:
- a CDS encoding carboxylate--amine ligase encodes the protein MGDAGTRRGMDRAPAVLLGGRGPALSVARSLGARGVRVHVLAGQPGPVAGSRHCHRFVAAPGGGRLQERWLDWLEREGPAGAVVLPCEDDGLELIARHRGRLERLGYLPIEADDDVVLAMLDKEDTYRRARAVGVPTPGTVIVRDASDVGRAVAELGFPCAVKPVHSHVWQRHFRAKLLPVADELSLRTTVAAARELGIEVMVTEIIPGGDDQFLSYYTYIDDSGRPLFHLTKRKLRGYPVHFGLSTYQVIEWHPDVAELGLRFFAGVGLRGVGNVEFKRDARDGSLKLIECNHRFTAANELVRRAGVDLAGIAYDRARGADVSHTPSVRAGDRMWHVWDVPAFLGYRAHGEVTTAGWLRSLMHPFHLPHFRWSDPVPSAMGMAQGAAKLRRRITRDGLRAPRARTTRVA
- a CDS encoding RraA family protein, encoding MVSKPKSAEMHPGPGFRIRLDMERPDPAGVAALGAFPTPNISDLTNRLYAMHTAIKPMTSTATIVGPALTVRCYPGDNLMVHKSLDVAQPGDVVVIDTSTSSMNAVLGDLISTKARHRGIAGFVVDGLIRDQPAIEALGDFPVFARGITPIGPLHRGPGEINHPISAGGVVVHPGDVIVGDECGVVVVPHANVGEVLRRLQEQSAAESDYTDAVARGDFSNDWVDTILDAHGVVAESALDRV